In candidate division KSB1 bacterium, the sequence CTGATTGGATCCGCTGCAGACATTTATCTCCCTGATTTCAAGTATAGCGATGCAACCTTAGCAAAGGCCTTATCGAACTGTGAGGATTACCCCGAAATCGCTTTAACAGCGATACATGAAATGGTGCGTCAAAAAGGTTTCCTCGACAGTTTTCGAGATGATTCACCAAAGACCAATCCAATCGCTTCTCGCGGCGTTTTGGTCCGCCATCTCATCATTCCTGGGCAAGTAAAAAATTCCATTGATGCATTGACCATTCTATTTTTGGAATTCGGCAAGCACCTTCCAGTCAGCTTGATGTCTCAATATGTTCCGATTAAGAAATTTCCCTTTGAGTTTTTGAATCAAACCGTATCGCAACTCGAGTTCAGCCAAGTTTATGAGCATGCGCTTGAACTTGGATTTGAAAATTTATTCGTCCAATTCCCCGAACCTACAACCAAATCGCGCCCGTTTCTTCCAGATTTCAGCCAACCGACTCCTTTTCTTGGAAATGTAATTCAGCGACATCGGCTTTCAAGTGTCTATGAACCCCATTTCAATCAAAAAGAACGATCCCCCTCGTTCCGATATGTTGACGAAGACGGAAGCTTATAACCGTTTTGCGTCAGATCATAAACCGAGCCAATTTTTTATATCCTAAGCGACTGACATAAATTTCTTTTCCATCTTTCAGGTAT encodes:
- a CDS encoding radical SAM protein; its protein translation is MVENLVYNQCQLCPRNCQANRSNSKLGYCGESDRLRIATIEAHFGEEPPISGTNGSGTVFFSGCSLKCIYCQNYQISHQHLGRIMTVSEVVDRLNQLIVEYQVHNINFVTPDHFFPHTVEIGASIRRLGYSIPIVYNLSGYQSIQSLKLIGSAADIYLPDFKYSDATLAKALSNCEDYPEIALTAIHEMVRQKGFLDSFRDDSPKTNPIASRGVLVRHLIIPGQVKNSIDALTILFLEFGKHLPVSLMSQYVPIKKFPFEFLNQTVSQLEFSQVYEHALELGFENLFVQFPEPTTKSRPFLPDFSQPTPFLGNVIQRHRLSSVYEPHFNQKERSPSFRYVDEDGSL